From one Gossypium hirsutum isolate 1008001.06 chromosome D08, Gossypium_hirsutum_v2.1, whole genome shotgun sequence genomic stretch:
- the LOC107940406 gene encoding FH protein interacting protein FIP2, which yields MMRHSDLSSIIRLNIGGKKFCTTIDTLTRREPDSMLAAMFSGRHTVCQDAEKGYVFVDRDGKHFRHILNWLRDGVVPTLTDSDYSELIREAEYYQLLGLIEGINSILNKRKDDEDSCAELTRTDIIKCIQSERVRFRGIDLSGLDLSKLDLSFVDFSFACLKNVFFSRANLHCAKFRDVDAEGSIFHNATLRECEFTGANLRGALLAGANLQSANLQDACLIGCSFCGANLRSAHLQNADLTDANLEGANLEGANLKGAKLSKANLKGANLQRAYLRHVNLRDTHLEGAKLDGANLLGAIR from the exons ATGATGAGACATTCCGATTTGTCTTCCATTATTCGACTCAACATCG GTGGGAAGAAATTTTGTACTACTATTGATACATTGACCCGTCGTGAGCCTGATTCCATGTTGGCTGCTATGTTTAGTGGTCGACATACAGTATGTCAGGATGCTGAGAAG GGATATGTCTTTGTTGATAGGGATGGTAAGCATTTCCGGCATATTCTAAACTGGTTAAGGGACGGTGTTGTTCCTACATTGACAGATTCTGATTATTCAGAGCTCATACGAGAGGCAGAATATTACCAGTTACTT GGACTGATAGAAGGAATCAATTCTATTCTTAATAAGAGGAAGGATGATGAAGACTCTTGTGCGGAATTGACACGTACTGATATCATCAAGTGCATACAATCTGAAAGAGTTAGATTTCGAGGAATTGATCTTTCTGGTCTTGATCTCTCTAAGTTG GATCTTTCATTTGTGGATTTCAGCTTTGCATGTCTTAAAAATGTGTTCTTTTCACGGGCAAATCTTCATTGTGCAAAATTTCGG GATGTGGATGCCGAGGGCTCCATCTTTCACAATGCAACTTTGCGTGA GTGTGAATTTACTGGTGCAAATCTTCGTGGGGCTTTACTAGCTGGTGCTAATCTTCAAAGTGCAAATCTTCAAG ATGCTTGCTTGATAGGTTGTAGCTTTTGCGGGGCTAATCTCCGGTCTGCACACTTGCAG AATGCTGATCTTACTGATGCCAACTTAGAGGGAGCTAATCTTGAAGGAGCCAATCTGAAG GGTGCAAAATTAAGTAAGGCCAACCTGAAGGGTGCGAACCTCCAAAGGGCTTATTTACGACATGTTAATCTTCGTGATACG CATTTGGAAGGTGCTAAGCTTGATGGTGCCAACTTGCTTGGAGCAATCAGGtga
- the LOC107940415 gene encoding protein VAPYRIN, which produces MDRLISLEPSNLVVIRVEPGQKCSGQLTLRNVMYTIPVAFRFQPRNKDRYTVKPLTGIVAPLGTVTVEIVYHLPPGSFLPDSFPCSDDSFLLHSVVVPGAAIKGSMSSFDAVPNDWFTTKKKQVFVDSGIKIMFVGSPVLAQLVMDGSMDDVREVLDRSDPAWNPANSVDQHGETLLHIAIAQSRPDIVQLLLEFEPDIELRSRSGSTPLEAAAGCGEELIVELLLAHKASTERSEWSSWGPIHRAAVGGHVEVLRLLFLKGANVDALTKDGNTALHLAVEERRKDCIRLLLANGSKPDVRNTKEGDTPLHIAAGLGDEQIVKLLLQKGANKDIRNKTGKTAYDVAVEYGHVRLFDALKLGDSLCFAARKGEVRSIQRLIENGAAINGRDQHGWTALHRASFKGRIDTVKTLIDKGIDIDLKDEEGYTALHCAVESGHTDVVELLVKKGADVEARTKKGVTALQIADSLQYAGISRILIHGAATKDGMPRSTLPVSVPFGNGKSGKEIETKTAPLKRRNSRM; this is translated from the coding sequence ATGGATAGGCTTATTTCTTTAGAGCCATCTAACCTTGTTGTTATCCGGGTTGAACCAGGCCAGAAATGTTCCGGCCAGCTCACGCTTCGCAACGTTATGTACACGATTCCGGTCGCGTTTCGGTTCCAACCGAGGAATAAGGACCGGTACACGGTGAAGCCGCTAACGGGAATTGTAGCGCCACTCGGGACGGTAACTGTGGAGATTGTGTATCATCTCCCTCCCGGTTCGTTTCTTCCGGATTCGTTCCCTTGCAGTGATGATTCTTTCCTCTTGCATAGCGTGGTGGTTCCGGGAGCTGCGATCAAGGGTTCGATGTCGAGTTTCGATGCCGTTCCGAATGATTGGTTTACGACGAAGAAGAAACAAGTGTTTGTTGATAGTGGTATCAAGATCATGTTTGTTGGTTCACCTGTTTTGGCTCAACTTGTTATGGATGGTTCCATGGACGATGTAAGAGAAGTACTGGACCGGAGTGACCCGGCGTGGAATCCAGCCAATTCAGTTGATCAACATGGAGAAACCTTGCTCCATATTGCGATAGCTCAGAGCAGACCTGATATTGTTCAATTACTGCTTGAATTCGAGCCCGATATTGAGCTTCGTAGCCGGTCAGGTTCGACCCCGCTTGAGGCCGCTGCAGGGTGTGGTGAAGAATTGATTGTTGAGCTTTTGTTGGCACATAAGGCTAGCACAGAACGGTCCGAGTGGTCTAGTTGGGGTCCGATTCACCGAGCGGCGGTGGGTGGCCATGTCGAGGTACTCCGACTTCTTTTTCTTAAAGGGGCTAATGTTGATGCCCTTACAAAGGATGGCAACACAGCCTTACATCTAGCAGTTgaggaaagaagaaaagattgcATCCGTCTACTATTAGCCAATGGCTCGAAACCAGATGTTCGCAATACGAAAGAGGGTGACACACCGTTACATATCGCGGCCGGATTAGGAGACGAGCAAATCGTGAAGTTGTTACTTCAAAAGGGAGCAAACAAAGATATTCGGAACAAAACAGGCAAAACTGCCTATGATGTTGCGGTCGAATACGGTCACGTACGACTTTTTGACGCGCTCAAGCTTGGTGACAGCTTGTGTTTCGCTGCTCGAAAAGGTGAAGTGAGATCCATCCAAAGGCTGATTGAAAACGGTGCGGCAATCAACGGAAGAGATCAACATGGATGGACAGCCTTACATAGAGCCTCGTTCAAAGGAAGAATCGATACCGTAAAGACACTGATCGATAAGGGAATTGACATCGACTTAAAAGACGAAGAGGGATACACTGCTTTGCATTGTGCTGTTGAGTCGGGCCATACTGATGTGGTAGAATTGTTGGTAAAGAAAGGAGCAGATGTGGAAGCAAGGACTAAAAAAGGTGTTACCGCCCTGCAAATTGCAGATTCATTACAGTATGCTGGCATTAGCAGGATACTAATCCATGGCGCTGCAACAAAAGATGGTATGCCTCGATCTACTTTGCCAGTTTCGGTACCATTCGGAAATGGAAAATCGGGAAAAGAAATCGAAACAAAGACAGCACCGTTGAAGAGGAGAAACTCAAGGATGTGA